A part of Phlebotomus papatasi isolate M1 chromosome 5, Ppap_2.1, whole genome shotgun sequence genomic DNA contains:
- the LOC129808734 gene encoding forkhead box protein L3, producing MCSHEQTNSPEGQSRESGEPETPSALSTVLGLLPLDPYRLQLYNYAMAERLRCAYPPPTVYPHPYTPPRLALSMSLLHSRVFPPEEPKPQHSYIGLIAMAILSSPEAKLVLSDIYQHILDNYPYFRSRGPGWRNSIRHNLSLNDCFVKAGRSANGKGHYWAIHPANVDDFRKGDFRRRKAQRKVRKHMGLAVDDEGADSPSPPPDTPLMAPWQAALRAPPPPFTPHLLSRHTRKRQFDVASLLAPDEPLAAPQITRPDDEDIDVVADDEPTTPTPSWPHLLLRHDWPRLTTLCQPPQRPHTPPTPPPTAPA from the exons ATGTGCAGTCATGAGCAAACAAATTCTCCGGAGGGTCAATCCCGGGAATCGGGAGAACCGGAAACACCATCGGCACTAAGTACAGTCCTTGGACTCCTACCCTTGGATCCCTATCGCCTACAACTCTACAATTATGCCATGGCCGAACGACTGAGATGCGCCTATCCACCGCCAACTGTCTATCCACATCCCTATACCCCACCCCGACTGGCCCTTAGCATGAGTCTCCTGCACAGTCGGGTATTTCCACCAGAAGAACCAAAACCCCAACATAGCTACATTGGACTGATTGCAATGGCCATTTTAAGTTCACCAGAAGCCAAACTTGTGCTAAGTGACATCTATCAGCACATCTTAGACAATTATCCCTACTTTAGGAGTCGTGGACCCGGCTGGCGCAATTCAATTCGGCACAATCTCAGTCTCAATGATTGTTTCGTGAAGGCTGGCCGAAGTGCCAATGGCAAAGGACACTACTGGGCCATTCATCCGGCCAATGTTGATGATTTTCGCAAAGGAGACTTTAG ACGTCGTAAGGCTCAGCGAAAAGTCCGGAAGCACATGGGATTGGCTGTGGATGATGAAGGTGCTGATTCACCATCTCCACCGCCTGATACCCCCCTAATGGCCCCATGGCAGGCTGCTCTAAGGGCCCCACCGCCCCCCTTTACACCACATCTCCTATCACGTCACACACGGAAACGTCAATTTGACGTGGCCAGCCTCTTGGCGCCAGATGAGCCCCTGGCAGCACCCCAAATAACGCGTCCGGACGACGAAGATATCGATGTTGTGGCAGATGATGAACCAACAACACCAACACCATCATGGCCCCATCTTTTACTCCGACACGACTGGCCCCGACTCACCACCCTCTGTCAGCCCCCACAGCGCCCCCATACACCCCCAACTCCGCCCCCAACGGCGCCCGCCTGA